The Caenorhabditis elegans chromosome I genome includes the window ttttcttttgatGACGACACATTATCATTATCATCATCAACATCAACTTTATTTACCTATAGCAACCACGTCTACTACTTGGAATAgataataacaaaaaataaaatagaaaagaaaaagagacagAGGTTTGGTAGTGTGGAGGCAGAGCTCCGTGAGCCAAGGGAGTTGACCACAAAATCAGAATTATAATTAACGGGTTTAGAGTTTGAAGAGAAGCAGAAAATACTCGCACAGctgtttttagaatttgaagaTAAAGGTTAATCGAATaattatttctctttttttcatgtttataaagatttgaattttggtgAAACAACAATCCGTTACAAACCACAATTATATTTCATCTGCGTTTTTGATGTTGAATGACTTTGATTTCTTTGCTAATAAATAATACATTTCATGTTTTATAACATTCAGACATTTTAGCAACAAATCGTGttaataatatttcaattttaggcagaaattcagcaaaaaaatgagtAGATCAATGggtgtctgaaaaatgaaaacttatacttatttaaaaatgttggctTTTATCTCCGATATATAACGGGTATCTACTTTTATGAAAACATGACATTAGATCTGTAACCACGCCCTATTATGATTTGGGGAGTGAACTTTTATGCTTGACGCACAAATTATTGGATAtcgaatcaatttttgaaaaaatctaaaggTTTCCAATTTCCCGTTGTTTCTTAAATCTCTGGAAAAACTGCTCTTGTGTTTGATCCATGATTGTGATGCACAACAATTTATACAACCAGtaatacgttttttttaaattttttcctttttatgcTTTGTGTTTTTTTGCCTGATGTTAAATATCCTAGATCAAACTTtgctttggaatttttaaaaaatataactttcaCGATCTAATGAAAGTGTTAAGGATGATCCATAttgtatattttatttatatttttgacacACCTTTgagaaattgttgaattttgtaGCAGATTTAAAGGTGACTTGCACTTTATCTACTTCCTAGACGttttatccaaattttccgGTTAGAAGACAGATAAGAAAATGTATTTCtggtttaattttcaaatcacatATTTTTCCGTGatatcagaaaataaaaagaatcaCCATGAGAATGTACGGTTAAGAtgtgaaaatatatgaaatttagttttcatgaaaaagaaaatgtgtgTGGGTTTCAGGAATTGGAATCCTAtacaaagaaaaacataagattttgatgttttatttCTCACGATCTTATTCGTTTTGACAAATGGTTTTTAGCTTCACTGTTGGCTTGTAGATTACTGTAAAATTTATACAGATGGGCTCTGTCAATTGTTGCGTTTTGCTTTATACCAAATGAATCCACTcttaattatcaaaaattttaaaaatatttgcatcTAATTATCTTAAATTTAAccttttcggttttttttacaaaataaacattttaattaaaaaaatccccaCAGGGACAATAATTCtatgaaaacaaatttataattttcattgagtcatatatgtatattttattagttaagTAAAAGttatttagaagaaaaagcaagaaatactcgttaaaaaaatgcagaaaaggAGATAAACTAACTAACAAAAGCATTCACCCGTTTAATCAATATGAACACTTTTAGGAAATTGGTGTTGAGAGGCGATACATCTCAAGGGCGTCAACTggtaaaataaacattttaaaatagttaaatTGATCAGGGAACTATAATAACCAGGGACGGATGACAATTTGAACGTTCGATACAAcgaaaatacagaaaattcgaaaagtttggCTTATCGTTATTGGAACTAAGTAAAATTTGACCTTGATAAGTTAGACATATCAAATCGGAAACTCGTCATAATTTCCATGTTTGATTATTAAAAGTTCTTAGGCGACTCATTCTGACACGTTTCCGATTATTTTCCCCCGTCCCTCCTACACTTCCTTACCAAATCAAAacaacagcaaaaaaaagagaaaatatatAACAATTAGTTAACTTGGTCATCGAGCATATTGCTAACAGATGAATTAGATACTGTTGGTAAAGATGCACGAGCAGCTGCTTGAGCTTCATATGCAAATTGAATACTTCTTGACATTACGAGAAAGAATGCAGTGAGTAGAACAATTGcacaaaatagttttgaaatgtttgttaaTGTTGAGTTATTATAGAAATCGTCAAGTGGTTTGTGCTCCTCTGTGGCTGCTGTTCCAAATGCCAATCTGGAAATGGGAATTTCGGTAACTAGATTTTCGTTTTAACTGTGTctttataaaagttttcataaaCATTTTGGGACTGGGAACTTATTTCCTAGTAAAGCTTGAACATGGAAAATACCATGGAAATAAAATACTATCTACcacaccaggggtgtgcggcaaatctccttttttgaaatttgccgtgctcggcaaattcggcaaatttgccgcacacccctgtacCACACGcaagcaaaaatatttgaataggTGGTAGGTACATAGTCAGGCACGCAGGCGCATCTGCACGTACCATGGCTACTTTAGCTGATGaacttttcggaaatttctcaatgacttttaaaataattcataTATGGTGAGGTTACCAAATGTTAGCGTCCGTAAGGTTTAAAAAACTtcttaacatttaaaaattagatttaccaaaattgggcaaaatatttagttttctaattttttttttggagcacaactcttgaaacttaaaaaatactttcataatatttttaacaaacaatcatttgaattttctaagcTTCTTTGGTAAAAAACTGGTTTTAAATAACTCACTTCCTTGTGGAACTCTGTGTATATGCgggcatctgaaaaaaaaacagtgtttTTAGGAaacaatgtttaaaaacaCTTACATGAACATTTGGAGCCATTCCTGATTCAATACTGTCATCACTGGAACTTGTCGATTGACGACGTTCCAACTTTCGAGACACGGCTCcgaataactgaaaattaaaatatttgtcGTTTGAAATGCAAGATAGAATAGATTATCTGCCTCCTCCAGCAACATTCTTGACTTAGTGGCCTGCTCAGCTGATATCTCTATCCTCCATCTCTCCCCTCAGCCAGCTCTTCTGAATTCCGACCACCTTTCGGTTAAATTCAAGATTCCTATCATCTCCCCTATACACTCTCCGTGTCCTACTTCCCAAGACTCCAATAGTTCTCCCATGTTTGACTATAAAAAATGCAACTTCCCCCTCCTCAACAGAGATCTAGCGCGTGTTAACTGGGACTTCGAATTTTGCTCTCAAAAATCcgtttcggaaaaatttgatcgCCTACTTTCGATTCTTAACAACCTCCTTACTCAACACTGTCCCACTAAGTCAATTAGTGTCTCTAAGTCTCCTTCACCTTATCACAACATTCATCGAAAACTGAAGCGCCTAAGGAATAAAATCAGCAAGCTTATTCTTTCACGTAAATgtacatttgaaattattaaaaccgCGCAATCTAAATACCGAAAACTTTATCGGAACTATAGAAAATACGTGCGCCGTTTTGAAAACGATATAATTCCTAActcaaattttaccaaaataagGCGTCTTATTAATAGTCGCCTCAAATCTCAGAACCTCGTTCCATCCATCATCCTTGACAATAAATCCATTGTCAATGATTCAGAGAAAAGcgaaatttttgctaaaatcttcGCCTCTCACTACTCTGACGATTCCAGCCAGTCTCAAAATTCTCTACATAGTCCTTCACCCACATCCCATTCCTCTCTTCAGAATCAAACATCCACATCTCTTCATGTAGACTCATTTCAGCCTTATATGATTGAAAGCGTATTGTCGAAGCTTCCCCCTAAATGTGGTTTTTCCCCACACTGCGCCAATTTTCTAGTGCTCAAGAAATGTGCTACTCCTCTTGCTTTCCCTCTATCCATTATATACAAACAATCATTTGCCGATTCTAAAATCCCTGACTGCTGGAAAAAGGCAATAATCATACCAATACCCAAAAAAGGTAATCCTTCTTCCCCCAGCAACTACCGCCCGATAAGCCTCACTGACCCCTTTGTTCGTGTTATGGAGCGTATTATATGCTCTCGAATTCGCGCTGATTTTGGCCATCTTCTGTCCCCCCATCAACATGGGTTCCTCCACTACAGAAGTTGTCCTTCATCATTAGTTCGATCTGTTTCTCTCTACCATTCCCTTCTAAAGAAGGAAAAATCTCTCGATATCATCTTTTTCGACTTTGCTAAGGCATTTGATAAAGTTTCACATAGCATTCTCTTAGGAAAACTTGCTAAGTTTGGTCTCGAATCTTTAACTTGTTCCTGGTACAaggaatttcttgaaaacagaACTTTCTCCgtcaaaatcaacaaatttgtttcgaaaaactcCTATCCCATCTCTTCAGGTGTCCCACAAGGCTCTGTTTCAGGGCCTTtacttttcattctttttattAATGATTTATTGATTGACCTAGCTCCCACCATAAATATTTCCTGTTTTGCTAATgacgttaaaatttttcacactgATCCTACTATAATACAAAACTCCATTGATATTATAGTTAGTTGGTCCAAGTTAAATGAACTTCCTTTAGCTCCAACTAAATCTGCGTTGCTAGCTCTTGGCACTCGTAACAAAAACCAATCATATTCTGTTGATGGTGTCCCCATTACCCCATCCTCTACTGTTCGAGACTTAGGTCTAATTACTGATTGCAAGCTAAAGTTTGAACACCACATAGTTAAAGTTAGTTGTCTAGCCATGCTTAGGTCTAAACAAATTCTCAAAGCATTCTCCTCCAATTCCCCAAAGTTCTACGCCCACCTTTATAAAACTTATGTTGCTCCCATTATGAATTATTGCTCTGAAGTCTATGCTCCCTACTCAAACTCATTGCTTTCAGCAAAACTTGAACAACCTCTAAGGCACTTTACCAAGCGCGTTCTTCAAAGATGCAATACAAAATTCTCATCTTATGAAAATCGACTCAGTATAATGGAGCTCCACTCCACCAGACACAATAGAATTAAGGCTAAATTGAAACTACTGTATAGACTGTTAACAGGTACCTCTCATTTTTCTAACCTTAGACAATTTGTTACTTTCTCTAGTTCTAATAGGCACCCAATGATTTTAGTTAGGAAGGACAAATGCTCCACACATTTCTTTGCTCTTATCATCCCAGTCTGgaacaatttattcaaaaatgttacggTTTTTATGTCCCCATATCAGTTCTGTGAATTTATTGATCTCAACATCCCCCGGTTATAACTACACTTTTACCTCCATTCTCGTCTTTCTCCCCGTTTCACCTGTTCcctattatcttttttttttttttgtaacttttacTCGAGTTGAACTCTTTTAGGGTTCGTCtcgttttatttgtttatttctcttcttttagttaaataaactcaaattcaatAGAAAGGCGTTTTACGAAGTATCtgtaaacttgaaaatattcatttttatttatgtaaAGCCAAAACATACaagaattcttgaaatttctcgaaaacaccaatttttgaaatgtgggCAGTTTGTCTTTGACTGGCAATTATGAAAAGtaaactttttggatttttatttataatatCCGGTTTGTTTAAATACaccaaaacaaatttttatttaaaatttcacgagCATTTTAATGTTTGAGTCCTTATAAAATTGGTTATTCCGGAAAAATCAACGATAACCGAGTACgagaataactttttttttaaagaaataagTTCATAGATGAAAGTTAGTCTCGTGAATTCCATGAATTTGAAAtcatcaaataaaataataattttcaaaaaactaaccttGGCAGCCATTGTTACCAACGCTTCAATGCCTtttgtgtgaaattttgaTGTAGTTGCATCTTGAACTTCAGCTGTTGGACGGATTCTGGTGGCTCCATTGCCAGTTATGGTGAACACGGAAATTGATTGTTTCGACAGTTTGATACTGAAATActttattggaattttgcaTTAACTAGTAAAAATATTAAGTTGGAGAGTtggaaatatttgaagaagaggaagaatgAGGAAACAATATtaggacattttttttaaatttgaagttaaaatattaaaaatggaTGGTGAAGTGCAAGTGGGAATTTTGTCACAATATACTCACAATAAGATGGAAAAGTAATACTTTTCAGAGATTTAAAATGTTCAGCCATTCATTCGACATTTTGACACTTCAGCTTTTCAGCTCTTGGTGAAATTCAAGACAAtcttacattttcaaatttctgaaattttgcataatattatagaaaataaatagattGACTTCCACAATTATTATATATTATAATTGAgtaattgacattttttgactgacaaacattttcagaaaaatgaatgaatgcAATTGTTTAAATTCAAGAAAACACGAGTATGAAAAGcgataaaaattgaaccgaatttattgaaatgacTGATGAGACAGACGAAAGTGagtagaaaatgaaaaagagcaaaagtgGATACAAGATGGCTCAAATCGCTGATAtgcattgaaatttccggttttaTCAATACCTGACGTGTTTATCTTGTGATATTTAATTCAAGAACACTTTAGAAATGAGTTTGGTATGCACTCcaactataaaaaaaaaaagaaataagaaattcAAGACTTtcgaacaaatttcaaaatgttcacaataataaattttattaaaagtaGAGTATTGTCTAAAGATTTAGTATATACCAAATATCTTGATTTAAAATGTTCGGTCgaagaaatttttatagaaacgTAAGGCATCTTACATGTTCCAACCCCTAATTTGTTCAAACAACAAACGTTTTATCAACATATTAAACTcctaggaaatttttttggtcaattaataatatttcaaaaaaagttgataactTGTACTATGGTAAGACTTTAGGCAGTTTAGTAATATAAAATTAGTTTAACAATTTTCCCGCTAGCGTTACCCAACCTTAAGACAAAATTCAGATAAATAGCAATTCACAAAGTGCAGAAAcataaacttaatttttaaagagagTAAAAGCGAGAGTGTTTTCCTAACATCGTGAAAAACTTAACTCTCAATGTTCTAGATTGCAaatcttaatttaaaattcatcgatttttttaacgttcagtgttcaattttttggaaaacaatcataagagttttcaaatctaaatattattttccactaaaacataattttctaGTTAGCTAATCTACCAATAAACTTTCGATACACATTTATTAATACCCATCAATCTTCTCtcataaaatgtattttaactTTTGGTCTAGATACTCTTAAATAGAGTAAGCGGAAATCAAAAAGTATCTAGTTTATATAACACATTTATAATTCTGAAACGCTAAGTCAGTCTAGGAGTCAAAAGTTGAAATGTTATCATTTTTTAACTACGGCAcgatgaagaaaatcaattgTGTTGTGTCGTGACGACGATAGAGAATAAGAAGGTTTAAAGAATAAGGAGGTTTATTAGGTTTAAAGAATAAGAAGGTTTATTAGTTAAACCGGAGAAGTGtggaataattcaaaatacaaGAAGAGTTCACAGTGACCCTTTGCTCACGTCGATAACTAGTAAAGGTTCACGTTCCTATCCAACACCTCCCCTCTTGTACGacaaaaaccaccaaaactGCCTGGACTCGGAGCAGTGCGACGTCTTCCAGAAGCGGTATATCGACCTCTGTTGCGAGTGGCGGCATGATCAGTAATGGGAGCTGATCCTCGCACGACCTGTCGGCTTTGGTTTTGACGAAGAGACTGGCTTAGGAGAGTGCCGTGTCGGAAACGATCACCATTTACAGCTATCTTTCCTTTCGATGGGTCATCCAAATGGGCTTCTTTACCAGCTGCAGGCTTTCCAGTTGTCATCGGGAATCGACTCTTGTTTCTCCCACCTTGTTGGCCGCGGTTCGTTCTCCTGTCACTTCTATTCTCAGTTCTCTTAGCACAAGCTTCTATTCTCCTAGCATTGCCTGCAACCGACGAGCCAACTTCACGAGAAGAACGAGATCCAACGATACCATAATCACAAAACACCGACTTTACAGCACAACCTGGAACTCTGGTAACCGAAGACGACGAAACTGAAACATCAAATGCATTAGTTCCCCTCCCCTCCCCATGGATACCCCTACCGCTACCCGAATTTGGACGAGTAGTTCGCGAACTTTTCCACGTCTTATCATAGACGCTACCCCAGCTATGACGGAGTACATGGCGCAGCTGGTTCATATGGACTATCTCAAGTCGCGAACCCAACCGTATCTCGTAGACTGTGATCCAACAAATTGGTTCACAGAAaagtcattcaaaaaaaaaattttggaaaaacagaatatgattttaatttttacattaaaacactgaaaaaaatcagttcaaaAGCATAGAAAAAGAAGCGTTGTCAAGTGATAAAtgtgaactttaaaaaacctttaaaaaattcgactcatgtgaaaaaaagaaaacaagaaacatcTCAAACTTGACTCGGTCACAAGTAAATTTTTATCTTCATCAAACTTccttctaaaaattatattttccgtATTTTCCTTTTATATTCTCATGAACATGATAAGGTCAGCCATCTGAGTGAcatactcaaaaatttgtcaaaacacCATGAAGCGCAGAAAAAACGTTCATATCGGGACTTTTTCCCGGAAACTAATGTCACGTTGAGGGTAGTAATATGTCTAAACTTCCGTATTCAgatagaaaataatttgtatCAAATGGAATATTCTGGAAATCTTAAACATCATAAGTTAGCGTtcgaaatccaaaaaatgaactaaacaaaaaattgtcaataattttaaattccatgaattttcagactacGTGCCGATTTTGTTCATGTGTTCAATAGAGAAGCAGTAAACaacataaaaaagaaaatacgaAATGAAATAAGGTCAGTATATTGAGAAAGGGGTTTAATGAGTAGTGTACGTGAGTTCAAGAAAAGAAGAGATGATTTTGAAATAGACATGTTTCATTTAAAGCCCATGTTGAGAATAGGGcaaatgtgaattttctgcgaaattttagaactacgtttttcttaatatttccttaatcttttttgaataatcatttcga containing:
- the M04C7.4 gene encoding uncharacterized protein (Confirmed by transcript evidence) — translated: MAAKLFGAVSRKLERRQSTSSSDDSIESGMAPNVHMPAYTQSSTRKLAFGTAATEEHKPLDDFYNNSTLTNISKLFCAIVLLTAFFLVMSRSIQFAYEAQAAARASLPTVSNSSVSNMLDDQVN
- the M04C7.3 gene encoding uncharacterized protein (Partially confirmed by transcript evidence), which translates into the protein MNQLRHVLRHSWGSVYDKTWKSSRTTRPNSGSGRGIHGEGRGTNAFDVSVSSSSVTRVPGCAVKSVFCDYGIVGSRSSREVGSSVAGNARRIEACAKRTENRSDRRTNRGQQGGRNKSRFPMTTGKPAAGKEAHLDDPSKGKIAVNGDRFRHGTLLSQSLRQNQSRQVVRGSAPITDHAATRNRGRYTASGRRRTAPSPGSFGGFCRTRGEVLDRNVNLY